The genomic window TCTGCAGCGCATCCAGGCGTTCCTGGTAGCGCTGCTTGAGACACGCCGTGTTGGCACGACAGGCGCGGCGCTGCTCCAGCCACGCGAGCTGGGAGTCGCCCAGGTTGCCACGCATGCCCATGGCGAACAGGCCGCGCAGCAGGCGGTAGGTGGTCGCCACCTGCACGTCCAGCTCGGACAACTGGCGATCCGCGCAGATGGCTTTCTCGTCGGCCTGTCGGGCCTTCTTGCAGTCGAAACTGGCCGCCGAGGCGGGCACGGCGAAGCAACCCAGGGCGCACACGGCGCCAAGGATCACCGTGCGCAGCGGTTTCACGGCTGCCCCTCGAACCAGGCGAGTTTTTCGCGCAGCTGCACCACTTCCCCGACGATCACCAGGGTGGGCGCATGGACCTCATGCTCGGCCACCAGCGCCGGCAGGTTCCCCAACGTGCCAGTGAAGACCCGTTGGTGGACCGTGGTGCCCTGCTGGATGAGCGCGGCCGGGGTGTCCGCCGAGCGGCCATGGCGCACCAGTTGCTCGCAGATGACCGGCAAGCCGACCAGGCCCATGTAGAACACCAGGGTTTGTCCTG from Pseudomonas sp. GCEP-101 includes these protein-coding regions:
- a CDS encoding lysozyme inhibitor LprI family protein yields the protein MKPLRTVILGAVCALGCFAVPASAASFDCKKARQADEKAICADRQLSELDVQVATTYRLLRGLFAMGMRGNLGDSQLAWLEQRRACRANTACLKQRYQERLDALQKVYDGIEKPI